In the genome of uncultured Fibrobacter sp., the window AGCTTCTTGCTGCATTTTTTATTAAAAAGCCCAGTACATGCCCAGGGCCCCTAAAGCAGTTATACCTAAGCCACCACCAAGCATCGCGCCACCATTATCACCCCCGTCCTTGAGTTCCTTTGCCCCTAATACGCTCCATACAAATCCAAAAACAACGACGAAGTACGAAATCACACCCACAGCGGGTTTAAACACGCTAGGATCAGCCTCCGATCTCTCATTATAGTCAAAATCACTGGAGGTCATAGTACCTTCGTATTCTTGCATTGACAAAACCAACGGAGGATTAAACGGCACAGCAAAAGAACTCGTCGCCACCAACGAAAGAGTCAAAAGGAATACTGCTAAAAACTTCATTTATTAGAACCTTCTCGAATGTTTGCAGTATTCTTCATATTCTTCGCCGAAGTCGCGGCGGAGGCGTTTTTCTTCGCTTAGCACCTGCACCATCATGATGGCAAAGAAGGCGACGAATACAACGCACGATTGCCAAGTCCACAGCCACACGGCGGCACCCACGAGATAAACGAGGGTTCCTGTAAGCATCGGGTTGCGGTTAATCTTGTACGGGCCTTCAATCATCAGATGCTGCGTACGCGGGGCCACTTCGTGGCCGAAAGCATCCATCGGGTTTCCTTTGCCACGATTGCGCATGTAGACGATAGTCCAAATACTCAGCACAAGACCCACAAGTATCACAATAGGCGCCACAATGCAACGCCATGTATCGACCGGCCAAAGCGTGGGCATGCCAGACGCAAGCCACATGATTGTCGGAATCAAGGCAACAAAAAGAACTCCGCCTAGCAAGTAACCAACGAAATCTCTTATACGTTTCATAATTGTTCTCTCCTGATTTTGATATAACATAATTTAAAAAACACAGATGAATACAGGCTTATTTCCATCAGAACATTCTGCGCTTTTATCGGGAATCATTGTATATTTAAGGCAGACATTCAACCGCGAGACACATATGGAAGAGACTTTCAAGACTAAAGGCGTTTGCGCAACGACGATTCAGTTCACGCGTGATGGCGACAAAATCAGAAACATCCGCTTTACGGGCGGATGCAACGGGAACTTGAAGGCAATCGCAAAGCTCTGCGAAGGTATGAGCGCCGAAGATATCGCGGCAAAGCTCTTGGGCAACACCTGTGGCGGGAAGCCGACTTCGTGCGCCGACCAGCTCGCCCGCGCCGTCCTCGGGAAAGAAGCGTAATATCTTAAACATTACCGTTTCTTGAATACGACGATTTCGGCATCGGCACCGTTCTTGCCGTATTCGCTCACGAGAATGTAGCGTTCGTCGCAGGCGATTCCGAAGCAACGGCCTTCGGCACCAATCTTTTCAACTTGGTTGCCCCAGTAGCTTGCGTTATCGTCCAATAGCTTGACGCTGTTGCCGTTAATTTTGTATTCCTGATTGATGAACGAGCCCTG includes:
- a CDS encoding TIGR03905 family TSCPD domain-containing protein; its protein translation is MEETFKTKGVCATTIQFTRDGDKIRNIRFTGGCNGNLKAIAKLCEGMSAEDIAAKLLGNTCGGKPTSCADQLARAVLGKEA
- a CDS encoding isoprenylcysteine carboxylmethyltransferase family protein; protein product: MKRIRDFVGYLLGGVLFVALIPTIMWLASGMPTLWPVDTWRCIVAPIVILVGLVLSIWTIVYMRNRGKGNPMDAFGHEVAPRTQHLMIEGPYKINRNPMLTGTLVYLVGAAVWLWTWQSCVVFVAFFAIMMVQVLSEEKRLRRDFGEEYEEYCKHSRRF